From a single Apium graveolens cultivar Ventura chromosome 2, ASM990537v1, whole genome shotgun sequence genomic region:
- the LOC141689296 gene encoding uncharacterized protein LOC141689296 has protein sequence MDRSWLKADRRTREFENGVDDLLMFAFENGYNEDKISCPCLKCAHSKSWKARIVKNHLFQNGIDETYTRWIWHGEPNIVESPVLDESDNSVSSNYQFCTRMGEADDDDVLSSDSSDFINHVKGEHEPLYPGCENYTKMKALVKLFNLKVKHGMSDSCFSDVLLLIGSLLPEGNNVPSSFNEAKKTLCALGMGYDKIHACPNNCLLYRGPQDEDETTCRICKASRWKLNKKGEEQEGVPAKVLWYFPLIPRIRNLFNTPAIAKDMTWHETERQQDGKMRHPADSQTWKDVDQKWPDFASESRNLRLALSADGFNPFRGNRTDHSSWPVLLSVYNLPPWLCMKRRYIMLCLLISGPTEPGNDIDVFLQPLIEDLQELWRGKQVYDAYRQESFVLRGILLWTISDYPALGNLSGHVVKGYNACIVCVDKTEATRLVHYRKTVVMRHRRWLPRHHPYRKQKAAFDNSVETGAGPIPLTGEQVFERVQHLRDHVFGKTQRQHKRKKGDARPVWKKLSIFFQLEYWKFLPVRHVLDVMHIEKNICEALLGTLLNIPGKTKDRESVRLDMAKMGIRMELRPKTPGKKEKVPLAAWNLSNAEKKVVCSSFLQMKLPDGFCSNIKNLVNMEKLRLVGMKSHDCHTILHHLLPIAIRSVLHKKVRCTIIRFCLFFKAICSKVIDVDKLENMQSQLVETLCQLEKHFPPSFFDVMIHLSIHLVREVKLCGPIFLRWMYPFERYMKAFKVYVRNAAHPEGCIAEAYVAEEAVERLVNFEEATIGLPKNDRHEQNAISKPLSGATMIKPSKEELHLAHLCVLQNSNHMRQYFE, from the coding sequence atgGATAGGTCATGGTTAAAAGCTGATAGAAGAACAAGAGAGTTTGAGAATGGAGTGGACGATTTACTTATGTTTGCCTTTGAGAATGGATATAACGAAGACAAAATAAGTTGTCCATGCTTAAAGTGCGCACATAGCAAATCTTGGAAAGCTCGGATTGTTAAAAACCATCTGTTTCAAAATGGTATTGATGAAACGTATACTCGCTGGATATGGCACGGGGAGCCAAATATTGTAGAAAGTCCTGTATTGGATGAAAGTGACAACTCGGTATCTTCTAATTACCAATTCTGCACAAGAATGGGTGAAGCTGACGATGATGATGTTCTTTCTTCAGATTCTTCAGATTTCATCAACCATGTGAAAGGTGAGCATGAACCTCTTTATCCTGGTTGTGAGAATTACACTAAGATGAAAGCTTTGGTTAAGTTATTCAACTTGAAAGTGAAGCATGGTATGTCTGATTCATGTTTTTCTGATGTTCTATTATTGATTGGGTCTTTGCTACCAGAAGGCAACAATGTCCCTTCTTCTTTCAATGAAGCGAAGAAAACCTTATGTGCATTAGGAATGGGTTATGATAAGATACACGCATGCCCGAATAATTGTCTACTATATCGTGGGCCACAAGATGAAGATGAGACTACTTGTCGCATATGTAAGGCCTCTAGATGGAAACTGAATAAGAAAGGAGAAGAACAAGAAGGAGTCCCTGCTAAGGTCTTATGGTATTTCCCCTTGATACCAAGAATAAGAAATTTGTTCAATACACCAGCGATTGCGAAGGACATGACTTGGCATGAGACCGAACGACAACAAGATGGTAAAATGAGGCATCCAGCAGACTCGCAAACATGGAAGGATGTCGATCAAAAGTGGCCTGATTTTGCATCGGAGAGTAGAAACCTCCGGTTAGCTTTATCCGCCGACGGTTTCAATCCTTTTCGTGGAAACCGTACTGATCACTCAAGTTGGCCAGTTTTGCTATCGGTTTACAACCTTCCACCTTGGCTCTGTATGAAAAGAAGGTACATTATGCTTTGCTTGTTAATATCAGGACCGACCGAGCCTGGAAATGATATAGATGTGTTCCTTCAACCACTTATTGAAGATCTGCAGGAGTTGTGGCGCGGGAAACAAGTGTACGACGCATATAGACAAGAGTCTTTCGTACTTAGGGGCATATTATTATGGACAATAAGTGACTATCCGGCCTTGGGGAACTTGTCGGGACATGTAGTTAAAGGATATAATGCTTGTATTGTTTGTGTTGATAAAACAGAGGCTACTAGGCTGGTTCACTATCGGAAGACGGTAGTTATGAGGCATAGGAGGTGGTTGCCTCGTCATCATCCGTATAGAAAGCAAAAGGCAGCTTTTGATAATAGCGTTGAGACAGGTGCTGGTCCTATTCCATTAACTGGTGAGCAGGTTTTTGAAAGAGTACAACATCTAAGGGACCATGTCTTTGGTAAGACACAACGCCAACATAAACGGAAGAAAGGTGATGCTAGACCAGTTTGGAAGAAGTTATCTATCTTCTTTCAACTTGAGTATTGGAAATTTTTGCCAGTTAGGCATGTTCTCGATGTGATGCACatcgagaaaaatatatgtgaggctttacttggaACTTTGCTAAATATTCCCGGAAAGACAAAAGATAGGGAGTCAGTCCGTCTCGATATGGCAAAAATGGGAATAAGAATGGAGCTAAGGCCAAAAACTCCCGGAAAGAAAGAGAAGGTACCTTTGGCTGCATGGAACTTATCAAATGCTGAAAAGAAGGTAGTTTGCTCATCATTTCTTCAAATGAAGTTACCGGATGGATTTTGTTCAAATATCAAGAATCTTGTAAATATGGAAAAACTTCGGCTTGTTGGAATGAAATCTCATGATTGCCACacaatattgcatcatttgcttcCAATTGCGATTCGGTCGGTACTGCACAAAAAAGTCAGGTGCACAATAATAAGGTTTTGCCTTTTCTTCAAGGCAATTTGCAGCAAAGTCATCGATGTAGATAAATTGGAAAATATGCAATCTCAGTTGGTGGAAACATTATGCCAGCTGGAAAAACACTTTCCCCCTTCGTTCTTCGATGTCATGATCCATCTCTCAATTCATCTTGTGAGAGAGGTTAAGCTTTGCGGGCCAATCTTTCTACGTTGGATGTATCCTTTTGAGAGATATATGAAGGCGTTTAAAGTATATGTTCGAAATGCTGCTCATCCCGAAGGTTGTATTGCCGAGGCATATGTTGCCGAAGAGGCCGTTGAACGTTTGGTCAATTTTGAAGAAGCTACCATAGGTTTGCCAAAAAATGATAGGCATGAGCAAAATGCAATAAGCAAACCTTTATCTGGTGCGACAATGATCAAGCCAAGCAAAGAGGAATTGCATCTAGCACACTTATGTGTTCTGCAAAATAGCAATCACATGAGGCAATATTTTGAGTAA